The DNA sequence CGGACTCGATGTACGCGGAGTTCAAGGAGCCGCTGTACTCGTCGCCGCCGCTGCTGCTGCGCATGGTGGACGCGGGCCTGCTCGGCAAGAAGACCGGCCGCGGGTTCTACTCCTACAGCTGATCGAAGGTCACGGGCGCGCCGAAGGCCGCCCGGCGAGCGGCCCGGCGCAGCACCGCGAGGATGGCCGGCCCCAGCAGGACGATGGCGACGGCGTTGGTGATCGCGCGGCCGGTGTCCCAGCCGAGCGTCGACGTCAGCACGGTGTACACCGCGAACCGGTGGAGGTTCTCCAGCAGCGGCGAGCCGGGCACGAAGCCGAGCTGCGTGCTGCCCCCGGCGAGGAACGGCCACGACCACAGGCTCATGAGGAGCCCGAAGAAGTAGGCCGCGAACACGCCGTACACGACGAGCATCGCGATCTCGGCTTTGCCGCGCGCCCGTGGCAGCAACCCGGCCCCGAGCCCGATGAGCGACGAAGCGAGCATCTGGAACGGCAGCCACGGCCCGACCCCGGCGGTGAGCAGCGCGCTGGTGAACAGCGACGTCGAGCCGAGCACGAACCCGAAGCCGGGCCCGAAGACCCGGCCGGCGAGCACGAGCAGGAAGAAGACCAGCTCGATACCCCCGGTCCCGGCCCCGAGCGGCCGCAGCCCGGCGTTGACGGCGGAGAGCACGCCGAGGAGAGCGAGCGCTTTGGCGTCGATGCCGCCGCGGGACAGCTCGGCCAGGACGACGAGGATCAGCACCGGCAGGGTCGCCATGAAGACGAACGGCGCGTCGGCGGTGTGGGCGGCCGCGGTGGGCTGCGGGTTGGTGAAGAGGGGCCAGCAGAACATGGCCAGGCCGAGGAGGCTCGCGGTGGTGAGGACCAGCGCGGGCCGAGGGGTGAGCCGGATGGTGCGGGGCTTCGGGAGGAAGTCGGTCATGGCGCCGGCTCCGGGGCTCGGGTAGCCCGGCACGAGACGGCGCTCGTGGCCGACCGTGCTCGGGCGCGGCTCGGCGCTCCGGCAGCTCCGGCAGCTCCGGCAGCTCCGGCAGCTCCGGCAGCTCCGGCAGCTCCGGCAGCTCCGGCAGCTCCGGCAGCTCCGGCAGCTCCGGCAGCTCCGGCAGCTCCGGCAGCTCCGGCAGCTCCGGACGAGCGTGCGCCTACGGCCGACCGTGCTCGGGCGTGGCTCGGTGCTGCGATGGGCGCGACTGGGTGACCCGCCGCGCTGGATCGCGCGGGGGCCTGTGGTGCGGCGCCGCGCGGTGCGGCGGCCAGGACCGGCGACTCCGGGGCGACCCTCGTGACCGCGCTGGGGCGCGAGGCGCCGCCGCATCGACCGGGCGCCGAGCCGCCGCCGTGCGTACGTGGGTGGGCGGGGGTCGGCATCGGACCGTCCTGCGTTCTCATGCCAGGGCTTCCGCGACCTCGTCCACCGTCAGCCACCGCTCCGGTGCCAGGATCTTCGCCACCTGGGGAGCGAACGCCGGCGATGCGACGATGACCTCCTTCGTCGGGCCGTCCGCGACGATCTCGCCCTCGGCCATGACCACCACGCGGGTGACCACCGTGGCCACGAACTCGACGTCGTGGGTGGCCAGCAGCACCGCGCGGTCCTGCGAGGCCAGCTCTCGCAGGATCGCGGCGAAGCGCCGTTTCGCGTGGTAGTCCAGGCCGCGGGTGGGCTCGTCGAGGAGGACGACCGGGGGTGCCGCGGCCAGCTGGACCGCCAGCACCAGCGCCAGTCGCTGGCCTTCCGAGAGGTCGCCGGGGTGCGCTTCGCCGGCGATTCCCGGGGACAGGCGGTCCAGTAGCTGCCGGGTCGTTCCCGCCGCCACCTGCGATTCGGTGTCCGCCTGTGCGCACTCGGCGGCCACCGAATCGAGGTACAGCAGGTCCGCCGGTGTCTGCGGGACCAGCCCCACGCGCTGACGGGCCGCTCGTGGCTTGAGCGACGCGGGATCCGCGCCCCCGACGTCGACCTTCCCCGCCGACCTCGGGCCGCTGCCCTGCACCGCCCAGAGAAGCGACGACTTGCCGGAGCCGTTGCGTCCCATCAGCGCGATCACTTCCCCCGGCCCGGCACGCAGGTCCACCCCGCGCACCGCCGAGACATCTCCGTAGCGGACCACCACCCCTCTCACGTCCAGTGCTCGACCGGTCACCGAAAGACTACGACCCACCACCGACAATTTCCGGAGCCGTGATCGCAGGGGGCCCGCGAGACGCCGCGCGTCCCGGACCGACAGGGGCAGCGGGGACCAGCCCGCGAGCCGTCCCAGCTCGGCGATCGGGGGTGCGATCGACGACGTCGCCAGGATCTCCGCGGGCGGGCCGGAGCGCACCGAACCGTCGCCCGGGAGGTACAGCAGGCGGTCCGCGTACTGCGCGACGCGCTCCATCCGGTGCTCCGCGACGACCACCGTCGTGCCCAGGTCGTGCACCAGCCGGGTGATCGCCGCCAGCACGTCCTCGGCCGCGGTCGGGTCCAGGGCGGACGTCGGCTCGTCGAGCACGACGACGGACGGGTGGGCCGTCAGGACCGAGCCGATCGCGACCCGCTGCTGCTGGCCGCCCGAGAGCGTCCGAAGTGGACGGTTGCGGAGTTCCGCGATGCCCAGCAGGTCCAGAGTCTCCTCGACCCGCTTGCGCATGACGTCCGGCGGCACCGCCAGCTGCTCCATCGCGTACGCGAGCTCCTCCTCGACGGTGTCGGTCACGAACCCGGCCAGCGGGTCCTGCCCGACGACGCCGACGACCGAAGCCAGTTCACGCGGGGGATGCGCGGACGTGTCCAGTCCGGCCACGACCACCCGCCCCGCCAAGCGGCCGCCGGTGAAGTGCGGGACGAGCCCGTTCAGCGCGCCGAGCAACGTCGACTTGCCCGCCCCGGTCGGCCCCGCGACCAGGCACAACTCGCCTTCCTCGACCACCAGCGACACGTCCGAAAGCACCGGCCGCGAGGCGTCCGGGTAGGTCACCGTGACCCGCGAGAACTCGATCACCGGACGACCTCCGACAACGACGGCGGTGGCGGCGCGACGAACGCCGGCAGCACCGCGACCAGCACGGACAACGCGTGCACCCAGGAAACCTCCGGCCAGCGCAACGGGCTCAGCGACGGGAACAAGCGGCCGGGGTCGATCCGCGCGGTGGCGAACAGCAGCGCGCACGCACCGACCCCCGACGCGACGACCAGCGTCTCCGGCCACCGCCACGGGTCCGGCCGGTACGCCGTCCGCCGCACGCGCCGCCCGCCGAGGACGAAGCCGGCGACGGCCACGGCCAGGCCGCCCGCCAGCAGCGGGACGCCGAGCCACGACGACGTCCCGTCGAGCACGCCGTAGACGCCGACGCACACCCCGGCCAAGCCGGCCAGGACGCAGGTGGCGATCAGCGCGCGCAGGCCAGGACTCAGGTACGCCCGGCGCCCGTAGCCCCGGGAGTCCATCGCGGCCGCCAGCCGCAGTGACCGGTCCATCGCGTCCTCCAGCACCGGCACCACGATGCCCTTGACCGCCCGCGGCCCGCGAGTCCGGCCCGCCCGCAGCCGCCGCGCCCGCCGGACGCGTTGCACGCTTTCGACGAGCTGCGGCGCGACCGTCAGCGCCACCGTCACCGCCGTGCCCACCTCGTACAGCGCGCCCGGCACCGCCTTGAGCAGGCGCTTCGGGTTCGCCAACGCGTTCGCCGCGCCGACGCAGACCACCATCGTGGCCAGCCGCAGGCCGTCGTAGAAGCCGCCGAGCAGCTCCTCCGCCGACGTCGGTCCGAGCAGGGACAGCCCGGCGGCGAGCGGGATCCGCGGCAGCGAGAACAGCACGTGCCCGCCGTCGTCGCCGCCGACCAGGATCCGGAAGACCACGCGGGAGGCGACGATCAACGCGCCGACGTACGCGTACAGCCGGAACGCCAGCGCCCAGGGCGCGTCAGTCCGCCGGTTCGCGACGACGAACCCGGCGACGGTGATGATCAGGCCGAGCAGCAGCGGGTTCGTCGTGCGGCTGGCGGCGACGGCCAGCGCGAGCGCCCACGTCCACCAGGCGCCGGGGTGCAGCGCCCTACTCGCCACGGCGACGGCGGCGCGACGCGAGGAACACGCCCGCGCCACCGAGGACCAGGATCACGGCGGCACCGATCACGAAGCCCCACGGGAATTCGACGTCGCCGGCTTTCGAGACGTCCGGAGCGGCCGTCGCGGCCTGCCGCACCGGAGCCACCTTCGGCGGCGCCGGCAGGTCGTTCGCCGACTTCGGCCGCGCGAACGCCCAGCCCTCGAACCCACCGGGGGCCGGCTTCGCGGTCTGCGCGCCTTCCTGGCTCGACGTCCAGCTGCCGCCGGCGGAGGCGTGCCAGTAGCTCCAGTACGCCGTGGCCGACGGCATCCCCGCGCACGACTCGACGTCGGGTCCCGGCTGGCCCGCGATCCGGCAGGCCACGGCCAGGCCGTACTTCTGCGAACCGGCGACCTCGACGCCGGCGTCCTGCAGGGCCGCGATGCCGTTCGCCGGCGCGCCGGGGACGCAGCGGATCAGCGGCTGCGGGCCCAGGTCGCCGAAGTCGACGACCACCGTGACGCCGCCGCCCTCCGGGCAGGGCCCGTCCGTGCCCGCCGCCGACGCGGGCGCG is a window from the Amycolatopsis sp. cg9 genome containing:
- a CDS encoding ECF transporter S component; the encoded protein is MTDFLPKPRTIRLTPRPALVLTTASLLGLAMFCWPLFTNPQPTAAAHTADAPFVFMATLPVLILVVLAELSRGGIDAKALALLGVLSAVNAGLRPLGAGTGGIELVFFLLVLAGRVFGPGFGFVLGSTSLFTSALLTAGVGPWLPFQMLASSLIGLGAGLLPRARGKAEIAMLVVYGVFAAYFFGLLMSLWSWPFLAGGSTQLGFVPGSPLLENLHRFAVYTVLTSTLGWDTGRAITNAVAIVLLGPAILAVLRRAARRAAFGAPVTFDQL
- a CDS encoding ABC transporter ATP-binding protein, which gives rise to MIEFSRVTVTYPDASRPVLSDVSLVVEEGELCLVAGPTGAGKSTLLGALNGLVPHFTGGRLAGRVVVAGLDTSAHPPRELASVVGVVGQDPLAGFVTDTVEEELAYAMEQLAVPPDVMRKRVEETLDLLGIAELRNRPLRTLSGGQQQRVAIGSVLTAHPSVVVLDEPTSALDPTAAEDVLAAITRLVHDLGTTVVVAEHRMERVAQYADRLLYLPGDGSVRSGPPAEILATSSIAPPIAELGRLAGWSPLPLSVRDARRLAGPLRSRLRKLSVVGRSLSVTGRALDVRGVVVRYGDVSAVRGVDLRAGPGEVIALMGRNGSGKSSLLWAVQGSGPRSAGKVDVGGADPASLKPRAARQRVGLVPQTPADLLYLDSVAAECAQADTESQVAAGTTRQLLDRLSPGIAGEAHPGDLSEGQRLALVLAVQLAAAPPVVLLDEPTRGLDYHAKRRFAAILRELASQDRAVLLATHDVEFVATVVTRVVVMAEGEIVADGPTKEVIVASPAFAPQVAKILAPERWLTVDEVAEALA
- a CDS encoding CbiQ family ECF transporter T component; the encoded protein is MASRALHPGAWWTWALALAVAASRTTNPLLLGLIITVAGFVVANRRTDAPWALAFRLYAYVGALIVASRVVFRILVGGDDGGHVLFSLPRIPLAAGLSLLGPTSAEELLGGFYDGLRLATMVVCVGAANALANPKRLLKAVPGALYEVGTAVTVALTVAPQLVESVQRVRRARRLRAGRTRGPRAVKGIVVPVLEDAMDRSLRLAAAMDSRGYGRRAYLSPGLRALIATCVLAGLAGVCVGVYGVLDGTSSWLGVPLLAGGLAVAVAGFVLGGRRVRRTAYRPDPWRWPETLVVASGVGACALLFATARIDPGRLFPSLSPLRWPEVSWVHALSVLVAVLPAFVAPPPPSLSEVVR